AAATGGTGTTTATTGCAGACAGAGCACCATCTACAAGATGCCTTTATGTAATAAATTGGCGTGTGTTTGCAGATTGGGGCTCTTCACTCAACAAGGACCATCTCACCATTTTACACCCCAGAGGCTGGCTCCTCTATAGGCAGACATGATCTGATCATAAATTTCCTTAGGGGATCAATGCACTTGATCCCTCCTCACCCGGTTTCGGTTCCAACATGGGACTTAAATCATGGGACTCACAAGCTTGTTCGAACCATTGGAATCCGTTTAGTAATGTGTGCTCTTCAAAGACTTCACTGCTGTTAGCTCTGGCCTCAGTTAAACAGGTTGGTGATATACAGGCGCTGTTGGTTGACAGTTCATGTGTGGAATTCAGTCCGGGGCTTTCAGAAGCCACCATCAAACCCAAACCTGCAAGCTTTCTCTTTCCAACGTCTAATTGAGATGAGAAGCAGTTAGCACATTTATTATGCCCCGTGCAGGCATTGCAAACGTATGTCGAGCTGGTCGCCATCAGATCAGCCCTTAATCTGTTATGGAGGCACAAAAGGCATGTCCATCTCAAAacaaaggctctctcactggatTGCTAATGCGATCGCCCTCACATATGAATCACAGGGAATGAGATGCCCTATTGGATTAAAGGCTGGAGGCATGGGCTCCTCATGGGCACGGACAAATGGTATATCCCTACTGGATGTATGCTCTGCAGCAGGATGTTCTTCACAGAACACGTTCGTGAGATTTTATAAACTAGACGTGGTCCATTGCTTCAGTCCTCTACTGGGCTTATTATTCCAACACCCAGCAGGTGAGCCCAAGTTCCATATGAAACCATATGAAAATTAATTCCATAAAGTGTTcatcacaatgtctcattcccttcatcttagggaaccgaggttacatgagGAACCGGAGACgttttttctctccaaattttgtttcatttcattagTCACAATATTTATTCCGAGTTAAACCTCAGTCAGTCGCAGTGACATCGACTGTGGAAGTTTGATTCAGATGAGAAATATGGTGTTTGTTTGAATTTCCAAGCAGAGTAAAATATCAGCCTTATTTTAGCCAGTGCATTAATGCTTGTTTTGGCCAAAGAGCAAATAAGGGCCAGTCAGACTTTACTGGCAAGGAATTTTTGGGAAGTGGAACATTCAGTTTTAAAGGACTGTGGTTTACTGTGTAAATTAACTAGAGTAGTTGATGTTGAATGCTGCCTTTCAGTGAATACCCACATTTTTAGGAAGCTCCTGTAGAGTTGGTAATGGAAAGAGATGTTGATTCTGTACCCATATTAAAGTGTAAACACAAGCATACAAGTGATATTTTAAAAGTATACCATTCATACAAGTGCAAAGAAATGCCTGAATTTTTTTGTCCCTTGATTGTTGCTAGAAAGTGAGAACCGTTATTATCGCTATAGCCTTACTGGTCAAATTCTGCCCATTCTGAtataatgctttttgtttttttacccatCCAATTAGACATGGCGATGACAAGTCAGACGTCCTGTTCCTCGATGAGTAACCACACTAAGGAGAGGGTCACCGTGGCCAAAGTGACCCTGGAGAATTTCTATAGTAACCTCATATCACAGCATGAGGAAAGAGAGATGAGGTGAGAGTAACAGATTTCAGTTTATCCAGCAATGCCAGATCTACGTGTTTCTCTAATGAAGCCTTAAAACTTTCATTTGAAAACAAGTTTGGCAGGTCACTAAGCATTTTGAAGTTTAGAAACAATTCCTTGCATATGGTTTGACACAGACAAAAACAGTGTATGGAGAGACCATTATATCTTTTAAACGTCCCATATTCTAGGGCTTATTTCTTACAAAATTCTCTATTTTGTCACCCTAATGTCAAACTAGGTGACCACACCTTTCGTTGGACTGAAAACAGCTCAAACACTTAAACACTGGCACTAGTGTTTCAGCTTGTGTGTTTAAGTTCTCCTGTATCTGTTTCAGGCAGCAGAAGTTGGAGAAGGTCATGGATCAAGAGGGACTAGCTGATGAAGAGGTGAGTCAAAATACACACTCAAACAGTGCCCAGTATATACTGgttttacatatatacacacacacttagcacttttatttggaacactatggctctaataaagtgcccgttgtggtcttctactgttctagcccattcgcctcaagttTTGACTTgttgagcattctgagatgctattctgcacactacaattttacagagtggttatcggaggtactgtagcctttctgtcagctccaaccagtctggccaatctcaattgacctctctcattaacacaGTGTTTGAACCCCACGATGTGAGTTTGTGCATGGTGTATTCCAGTGCATAGGGTTTTCCAGTGGGAAAAGATCACATGGAAATCATGGGTGCTCGTCTGGTCGCGGATTGCATGCAATTACGAGCAGAGCCGAGCGGTCTCccgataatttaaaaaaattaggccAGTTTTGCGATCTGCCTGAAGCTGACCAATCAAGAGAATGTGTTACAACTCACATGATCAATGTAAACTGAGTCTTCATGAAGCATTTATACAGTTGGAGAAAATTGAAAGTTTCAATTCCCCATAATATTCATGACCACATCACTGGGAATGGTTCTACAGAAATTCCATGCTGTTCTCTACACTTCAAACGATCATTTGCTATACGGGTTGCACTAGAAAACAATCTTTATCACTCTGACAGACACTCTGCCCTTGTTTCAGTTCTAGGGCGACATTTAGGGGGATATAGCATCTGCTATAATTGTATATGATAGTGGATATGTGATGGAACATTTTTTTAACTCTCCAAGCGTGTCTAGTGAAACAAAGGACCtttaggttgaaagttcttccggtcaatcaaccgctgtgctaatAAGATTTTTAAGCTTTGCTATGTGAGGCTTTAAAGTGCATTTACGTGGACAAGACCTCACAGATCTTCTTAAGAATGTCTGCTATCAACATGCaagcagtgacacagatgagaaagATGTAACCTACATCTAAAGCTGAATAATACAGGTAGCCTACTCCACTAAAATTACACTGAATTTTGCAATAAGCATCATGCTTGTGCTTTAATAATATCCAGCTATAAACTACAGAAATGGTGCGCAAATTTTCTGCACTTTTTAATCTTGTAATCTTTTGTGCACTTTATTGTCATGCAGTAACTGCTGACAACACGCTGACATTAttattgatgtatgcagtcatgaaatcataCAGCCTCCCTTGGAAATCTTAATCTGTCAAATGTTGAGCAGCATTTGTAATAAGTATCCTTATTTTTAGTTTTCAGCTAATGCAGCCCACATACCAGCCTTCTGTTTTATTTCTAAATCACAAGCTATGAGGAATTAAAGCAATGTTCTCCTCTGGCTTTATGTCTTCTAATGATAAATAGCGTGAAAATTCACGCGATTGCTCTGGAATTCGCCAGGTCGTAATGCTGCCTCCATGAGATTCATATTGGTACCCTCCTAGAAATTGTTCGATTGTAGTCAGTGTGATCAGAATTAAAGTGCGTTTGTGGCACTTGCTTGTGATTTGGTTAATTAATTTCTGCAATTCCTGGCCCAACAGAAGTGTATCCGGCGGTCTGAGCATGCCAGGAAAGAGACTGAGTTTCTCCGTCTCAAACGAACGCGGCTTGGACTAGAGGACTTTGAGTCACTCAAAGTGATTGGTCGTGGAGCTTTTGGAGAGGTATGACTTTTTTTGTCACTAAAGAAATCAAAATTGAAGTTTTGTTTTAGCTTCTTTAGTCTCTTAGCTTTGAAGCCTAAATGTTGGTGTActcttaaaagttgacaaaatagaGTTTTAGCAGACTTACACATTTCTGAGAAAGTGCCCTAAACACAGTTTTTAAAAAAGTCtgtctagaatttttttttttaaatggatcttAAACATCTTGTATAGTTTTTTAGTGCGTTTACCTGGCATATAAATAGtcatagaagctggcatggcatttaaaacaaagaaacttcTGAGAAAATGGAACCAAAATATTGTTGATACTTGTCTGCTGGGGTGTAATACAatatttgtccaataaaatgttcTTTAGAATGATAATGTCCCCTCACCGTATTTCCACTCGCCACTTATTAGCAATAGCATGTAGTAAATCatgtttttgcaaggctgttggcttcttttttctttttctttttttgtagtcAAGCCGTTAGATTTCTTAACCTaccttcctgtttcaataggaaatatgtcaaaacaGGAAAGGAAATTGTGTTCATCAAACAATTTTCTGTGGTCTTGTGAAAAATTatgaaattctttcataattatcACATTGTAAGTCATTGCATTACTTGCATAGTAGTATGTACTTGTTGTAAAGCTGTgtcaaaataaatgctttttctGTAGGTGCGTCTAGTTCAGAAGAAGGACACGGGCCATGTTTATGCAATGAAAATATTACGTAAGGCTGATATGCTTGAGAAAGAACAGGTACGTCTTCACCGATGGAGTCACATCTGTCCATATGACATCAGTGTTCTTGTCATGTAGACTGCTCTCTGTGTTCTAGGTTGGTCATATTAGAGCAGAAAGGGATATTCTTGTAGAGGCAGACAGTCTGTGGGTGGTCAAGATGTTCTACAGCTTTCAGGATAAAATGAACCTCTACCTCATCATGGAGTTTCTGCCTGGAGGTGAGCGCTGGACAATGTAATAATTTCAGAGAAAAATAAGTGTCCCATTTGAACATATGCACACATTCACAGTAATAGATTTTTAGAGGTTAGGTGCAAGATTAAATTTTTCCCCtaaacaatgtattgtttaagATTTTGATAGTACAATTTAAGCATCAAATGCTCTCCAAAAGATTAATTGTGGGTTTTTGTTTGCCCAGGTGATATGATGACTTTGTTGATGAAGAAAGACACTTTAACAGAGGAGGCAACACAGTTCTATATTGCTGAAACAGTGCTGGCTATTAATTCCATTCACCAGCTGGGCTtcattcacagagacatcaaaccagacAACCTGCTGCTGGACTCAAGAGTAAGAACTTAAAACATGCACACAAGTCAGCAAATTAATTTGCAGTAGTTTTAGACCTGAAAGACAACATAAGCAACAATACAATTCTGTTTAATCAAGCAATGTAGCATGGTCTCCTAGCCTTGCTTTATAGATCAATTCTCATTCAGACTGTCATTATGCTCCTTCAGGGCCATGTTAAGTTGTCTGATTTTGGCTTATGCACTGGTCTAAAGAAAGCTCACCGCACAGAATTCTACA
This window of the Xyrauchen texanus isolate HMW12.3.18 chromosome 27, RBS_HiC_50CHRs, whole genome shotgun sequence genome carries:
- the stk38a gene encoding serine/threonine-protein kinase 38; translated protein: MAMTSQTSCSSMSNHTKERVTVAKVTLENFYSNLISQHEEREMRQQKLEKVMDQEGLADEEKCIRRSEHARKETEFLRLKRTRLGLEDFESLKVIGRGAFGEVRLVQKKDTGHVYAMKILRKADMLEKEQVGHIRAERDILVEADSLWVVKMFYSFQDKMNLYLIMEFLPGGDMMTLLMKKDTLTEEATQFYIAETVLAINSIHQLGFIHRDIKPDNLLLDSRGHVKLSDFGLCTGLKKAHRTEFYRNLNHSLPNDLTLQNMNSKRKAETWKRNRRQLAFSTVGTPDYIAPEVFMQNGYNKLCDWWSLGVIMYEMLIGYPPFCSETPQETYRKVMNWRETLTFPPEVPISEKAKDLILRFCCESENRIGATGVEEIKSNHFFEGVDYDHIRERPAAIPIEIKSIDDTSNFDEFPDSDILQPSAPVVSNHTEADLKSKDWVFINYTYKRFEGLTARGGIPTYMRTGKR